A region from the Pseudonocardia petroleophila genome encodes:
- the rsmH gene encoding 16S rRNA (cytosine(1402)-N(4))-methyltransferase RsmH — MQDDQDGPAGARHVPVLLPRVAELLAPALTRPGPPPVLIDATLGLGGHAAALLAAHPRLVLVGLDRDPDALALAGRRLVAYADRTHLVHAVYDEIAEVLADRGLGPVDGVLFDLGVSSLQLDADERGFSYSRDADLDMRMDPTTGPTAADVLNTYPVPQLARVLREYGEERFALRIAQAVGRRRATAPLRRSAELVELLYTAVPAASRRTGGHPAKRTFQALRIEVNAELEALRGALPAALDALAVGGRLVVLSYHSLEDRMVKRELAGRSGSRTPVDLPVELPGHGPELRLLTRGSEQATDDEIADNPRAASVRLRAAERIQAGPMGGNAA; from the coding sequence GTGCAGGATGATCAGGACGGGCCGGCTGGGGCCAGGCACGTCCCGGTGCTCCTGCCCCGTGTGGCCGAGCTGCTCGCGCCCGCTCTGACGCGGCCCGGGCCACCCCCCGTGCTCATCGACGCCACCCTGGGCCTCGGCGGCCACGCGGCGGCGTTGCTGGCGGCGCACCCGCGGCTGGTCCTCGTCGGCCTCGACCGCGACCCGGACGCCCTGGCGCTCGCCGGGCGCCGGCTCGTCGCGTACGCCGACCGCACGCACCTCGTGCACGCGGTCTACGACGAGATCGCCGAGGTGCTCGCCGATCGGGGGCTGGGGCCCGTCGACGGCGTGCTGTTCGACCTCGGCGTGTCCTCGCTGCAGCTCGACGCCGACGAGCGCGGGTTCTCCTACTCCCGCGACGCCGACCTCGACATGCGGATGGACCCCACCACCGGGCCCACCGCGGCCGACGTGCTCAACACCTACCCCGTCCCGCAGCTGGCCCGTGTGCTGCGGGAGTACGGCGAGGAGCGGTTCGCGCTGCGCATCGCCCAGGCGGTGGGCAGGCGCCGGGCGACGGCGCCGCTGCGGCGCAGCGCGGAGCTCGTCGAGCTGCTCTACACCGCGGTGCCCGCGGCGTCGCGGCGGACCGGGGGGCACCCCGCGAAGCGGACGTTCCAGGCGCTGCGGATCGAGGTCAACGCCGAGCTGGAGGCGCTGCGCGGCGCACTGCCCGCCGCGCTCGACGCGCTCGCGGTCGGCGGCCGCCTCGTGGTGCTGTCCTACCACTCGCTGGAGGACCGGATGGTCAAGCGCGAGCTGGCCGGGCGGTCCGGCTCGCGCACCCCGGTCGACCTGCCCGTCGAGCTGCCCGGGCACGGCCCCGAGCTGCGGCTGCTGACCCGGGGGTCGGAGCAGGCGACGGACGACGAGATCGCCGACAACCCGCGGGCCGCCTCGGTGCGCCTGCGGGCGGCGGAACGGATCCAGGCGGGACCCATGGGGGGGAACGCGGCATGA
- the mraZ gene encoding division/cell wall cluster transcriptional repressor MraZ has protein sequence MFLGTYTPKLDDKGRLTLPAKFRDELRGGLMITKGQDHCLYVFTREAFGEMAAKVASAPLTSESARVFQRNLFSGTDDQNPDSQGRIAINAELRRYAGLSKDCVVIGAFTRAEIWDAQAWQQYQEQHEDEYAKAQEEVLPGLI, from the coding sequence ATGTTCCTCGGCACCTACACCCCGAAGCTGGACGACAAGGGGCGGCTCACGCTGCCCGCCAAGTTCCGGGACGAGCTGCGAGGCGGTCTGATGATCACGAAAGGGCAGGACCACTGCCTCTACGTGTTCACCAGGGAGGCCTTCGGCGAGATGGCGGCGAAGGTCGCCTCGGCTCCGCTCACCAGCGAGTCGGCCCGGGTGTTCCAACGCAACCTCTTCTCCGGCACCGACGACCAGAACCCCGACTCGCAGGGCCGCATCGCGATCAACGCGGAGCTGCGGCGCTACGCGGGGCTCAGCAAGGACTGCGTGGTGATCGGCGCGTTCACGCGCGCCGAGATCTGGGACGCGCAGGCCTGGCAGCAGTACCAGGAACAGCACGAGGACGAGTACGCGAAAGCGCAGGAGGAGGTCCTTCCCGGGCTCATCTGA
- a CDS encoding AAA family ATPase, which yields MAEVAELSARVAANIQRVIVGKPDVVRVALVTLLAEGHLLVEDVPGVGKTSLAKALARSIDCSVSRVQFTPDLLPGDITGMSIYNRQSTEFEFRPGPVFANIVIADEINRASPKTQSALLECMAEHQVTVDGATYALASPFMVVATQNPIEMDGTYPLPEAQRDRFTARVSVGYPDVAAELAMVDEHATVDPLDSLGPVTDARRLHAVIEAVRHVRLGPEVRQYCVDLVGITRRLPEVRLGASPRATLQLVRAAKAQAALAGRGFVVPDDVQAVAVPVLAHRLLLTPDAQASRRSAVDLVRALLGRHPVPQRAGG from the coding sequence CTGGCCGAGGTGGCCGAGCTGAGCGCCCGGGTCGCGGCCAACATCCAGCGCGTGATCGTCGGCAAGCCCGACGTCGTGCGGGTCGCGCTGGTGACGCTGCTGGCCGAGGGCCACCTGCTCGTCGAGGACGTGCCGGGCGTCGGCAAGACGTCGCTGGCGAAGGCGCTGGCCCGGTCGATCGACTGCTCGGTCAGCCGCGTGCAGTTCACCCCCGACCTGCTGCCCGGCGACATCACCGGGATGTCGATCTACAACCGGCAGTCCACGGAGTTCGAGTTCCGGCCCGGCCCGGTGTTCGCCAACATCGTCATCGCCGACGAGATCAACCGGGCGTCGCCGAAGACGCAGTCGGCGCTGCTGGAGTGCATGGCCGAGCACCAGGTCACCGTCGACGGCGCCACCTACGCCCTCGCGAGCCCGTTCATGGTCGTGGCCACGCAGAACCCGATCGAGATGGACGGCACGTACCCGCTGCCCGAGGCCCAGCGCGACCGCTTCACCGCGCGCGTGTCCGTCGGCTACCCCGACGTCGCGGCCGAGCTCGCGATGGTCGACGAGCACGCCACCGTCGACCCCCTCGACTCGCTCGGGCCGGTCACCGACGCCCGTCGGCTGCACGCCGTCATCGAGGCGGTGCGGCACGTGCGCCTCGGGCCGGAGGTGCGGCAGTACTGCGTCGACCTGGTCGGGATCACCCGCCGGCTGCCCGAGGTGCGCCTCGGCGCCTCGCCGCGCGCCACCCTGCAGCTCGTGCGCGCGGCGAAGGCCCAGGCCGCGCTGGCCGGGCGCGGGTTCGTCGTGCCCGACGACGTGCAGGCCGTCGCCGTCCCGGTGCTCGCGCACCGCCTGCTGCTCACCCCGGACGCCCAGGCGTCGCGGCGCTCCGCGGTCGACCTCGTCCGCGCACTGCTCGGCCGCCATCCCGTCCCGCAGCGGGCGGGAGGCTGA
- a CDS encoding DUF58 domain-containing protein: protein MRLAGLTTRGRCLLAAGAATAVSAFVLDERDLLRVGAFVALLPLLALLVSVFTRRSVRGAREVSPERVPAGGEVAVAITLRGGPLVGALRLVDAVPDASGPQPSAPPRFTVHRLSPRAGAQLSYPLVPAQRGVHRIGPLTGGSTDPLGLAEFERELAPASRLVALPRVVALRGMPQALGSGEGTPGAALAHQGQGRSDVLVRQYRQGDELRRVHWRSTARHDELMVRLEERPWRTGTTVLLDRRDAAHRGHGPDSSLEVAISLAASICTHLGGRGEVITLVTEDGAELGTASGDIDPLLDTLAALRPAARTDLAGPELAGDVLAVLGALGAGDLESLVARQPAGGHAVLLDVAGWEPAGRGPDVAAAATALRRAGWRVAVARAGVAPDRAWDELVAQSIGSTS, encoded by the coding sequence GTGCGGCTAGCGGGCCTCACGACGCGCGGGCGCTGCCTGCTCGCCGCCGGCGCGGCCACCGCGGTCTCGGCGTTCGTCCTCGACGAGCGCGACCTGCTCCGCGTCGGCGCCTTCGTCGCCCTGCTGCCGCTGCTCGCCCTGCTCGTGTCGGTGTTCACCCGCCGCTCGGTGCGCGGGGCGCGGGAGGTCTCCCCCGAGCGCGTCCCGGCCGGCGGCGAGGTCGCCGTCGCGATCACGCTGCGGGGCGGGCCGCTGGTCGGGGCGCTGCGCCTGGTCGACGCCGTGCCGGACGCCTCGGGCCCGCAGCCGTCGGCGCCGCCCCGGTTCACGGTGCACCGGCTGTCCCCCCGCGCCGGCGCGCAGCTGTCCTACCCGCTGGTCCCCGCCCAGCGCGGCGTGCACCGGATCGGCCCGCTCACCGGCGGCTCCACCGACCCGCTCGGGCTCGCCGAGTTCGAGCGCGAGCTCGCCCCCGCCTCCCGGCTGGTCGCGCTGCCCCGGGTCGTCGCGCTGCGCGGCATGCCGCAGGCGCTCGGCTCCGGCGAGGGCACCCCGGGCGCCGCGCTCGCCCACCAGGGCCAGGGCCGGTCCGACGTCCTCGTGCGCCAGTACCGCCAGGGCGACGAGCTGCGCCGCGTGCACTGGCGCAGCACCGCCCGCCACGACGAGCTGATGGTCCGGCTCGAGGAGCGGCCGTGGCGCACCGGCACCACCGTGCTGCTCGACCGCCGCGACGCCGCGCACCGCGGCCACGGCCCCGACTCCAGCCTGGAGGTCGCGATCAGCCTCGCCGCGAGCATCTGCACCCACCTCGGCGGGCGCGGCGAAGTGATCACGCTGGTCACCGAGGACGGCGCCGAGCTGGGCACGGCCTCCGGCGACATCGACCCGCTGCTCGACACGCTCGCCGCGCTCCGCCCGGCCGCCCGCACCGACCTCGCGGGCCCCGAGCTCGCCGGCGACGTGCTCGCGGTGCTCGGGGCGCTCGGCGCGGGCGACCTGGAGTCGCTGGTCGCCCGCCAGCCCGCGGGCGGGCACGCGGTCCTGCTCGACGTCGCGGGCTGGGAGCCGGCCGGCCGCGGCCCCGACGTCGCCGCCGCGGCCACCGCGCTGCGCCGCGCCGGGTGGCGGGTCGCCGTCGCCCGTGCGGGCGTCGCGCCGGACCGGGCGTGGGACGAGCTGGTCGCCCAGAGCATCGGGAGCACGTCGTGA
- a CDS encoding transglutaminase family protein, whose amino-acid sequence MTLTAPRPTRSAPPAAAPGPAPRPLAPLLCGIAVLLAAGPVSAVVQGPAWLGYAGAAVGLVAVVGVAASFVPRIPALAVAVAQVAALIGLLTALFSDEGVAGVLPGPAAVADLGALLVGAGGQIDVGTAPVASTPEILFLVTAALGLLAVAVHLSAVGAEAPAAAGVPLLAAFAVPAALADDLLPWWTLATAALGFGLLLLAPDGNRRQIPGGAVLVAGAAVLALLVGTATAFVGTAGRFDGGGDGTGRGAIGLSPFTALRGQLDQSTPTPLFEVRGLARPQYLRALTLSDYQAGVGWQATRPGPGVDPAGPFTPPSVPGDLADVTIDNVGFRDYWLPLYGTPLTVGGLAPDLFVYDEPSGIAYTARPQQQDTWTQQAFLPAPTTDLLRAAQGERPAAIYANILGVDPRVTEIAQQVTAGAATDFDRAMALQEYFTGPDSEFTYDLATAPPAGDDALVEFLTVGRVGYCEQFASAMAVMLRTVGVPARVAVGFTAGAPVGDYRAVGTGDAHAWVEAWFPGIGWTVFDPTPLTDGRTITPPYVEQARAEAANGGAGADGAPAVPTAPVPTSAAAPTADPQTPGAAAPAPAPAETGLPLWPFAVLPALVLLGLVPALLRALRGRSRLAGATAGGEGAAAAAWEEIVAASVDRRVPVPATDTVRAAARRLVREHRLDAAAQDAVRAVVTAVEASWFGDRHPAPGELTAPVRTVRAAIAAGSPITLRARLLPPSVLTRPPRPAPDPATTST is encoded by the coding sequence GTGACGCTCACCGCCCCCCGGCCCACCCGCAGCGCGCCCCCGGCCGCGGCCCCCGGCCCCGCGCCGCGCCCGCTGGCCCCGCTGCTGTGCGGGATCGCGGTGCTGCTCGCCGCGGGCCCGGTCTCCGCCGTCGTCCAGGGCCCGGCCTGGCTGGGCTACGCGGGCGCGGCGGTCGGGCTCGTCGCCGTCGTCGGGGTGGCGGCGTCGTTCGTGCCGCGGATCCCGGCCCTCGCCGTGGCCGTCGCGCAGGTCGCGGCGCTGATCGGCCTGCTCACGGCCCTGTTCAGCGACGAGGGCGTCGCCGGTGTGCTGCCCGGACCGGCCGCCGTCGCCGACCTGGGCGCGCTGCTGGTCGGGGCGGGCGGGCAGATCGACGTCGGCACCGCCCCCGTCGCGTCGACGCCGGAGATCCTGTTCCTCGTCACCGCCGCGCTCGGCCTGCTCGCCGTGGCGGTGCACCTGTCCGCCGTGGGGGCCGAGGCGCCCGCCGCGGCCGGGGTGCCGCTGCTCGCCGCGTTCGCGGTGCCCGCCGCGCTCGCCGACGACCTGCTCCCCTGGTGGACCCTCGCCACCGCCGCGCTCGGGTTCGGCCTGCTGCTGCTCGCCCCCGACGGCAACCGCCGCCAGATCCCGGGCGGCGCGGTGCTCGTCGCCGGAGCGGCGGTGCTCGCCCTGCTGGTCGGCACGGCCACGGCCTTCGTCGGCACCGCGGGCCGCTTCGACGGCGGCGGCGACGGCACGGGCCGCGGCGCGATCGGGCTGAGCCCGTTCACCGCGCTGCGCGGCCAGCTCGACCAGAGCACCCCCACCCCGCTGTTCGAGGTCCGTGGGCTGGCGCGGCCGCAGTACCTGCGCGCCCTGACCCTGAGCGACTACCAGGCCGGGGTGGGCTGGCAGGCCACCCGGCCGGGCCCGGGCGTCGACCCCGCCGGACCGTTCACGCCGCCGTCGGTGCCGGGCGACCTCGCCGACGTCACGATCGACAACGTCGGCTTCCGCGACTACTGGCTCCCGCTCTACGGCACCCCGCTGACGGTCGGCGGCCTGGCGCCCGACCTGTTCGTCTACGACGAGCCCAGCGGCATCGCCTACACCGCCCGCCCCCAGCAGCAGGACACGTGGACGCAGCAGGCGTTCCTGCCCGCCCCGACCACCGACCTGCTGCGCGCGGCGCAGGGCGAGCGGCCCGCGGCGATCTACGCGAACATCCTCGGCGTCGACCCCCGGGTCACCGAGATCGCGCAGCAGGTCACGGCGGGCGCCGCCACCGACTTCGACCGGGCGATGGCGCTGCAGGAGTACTTCACCGGGCCCGACAGCGAGTTCACCTACGACCTGGCCACGGCCCCGCCCGCCGGGGACGACGCGCTGGTCGAGTTCCTCACGGTCGGCCGGGTCGGGTACTGCGAGCAGTTCGCCTCCGCGATGGCCGTCATGCTGCGCACCGTCGGGGTGCCGGCGCGGGTGGCTGTCGGGTTCACCGCGGGCGCGCCCGTCGGCGACTACCGCGCCGTCGGCACCGGCGACGCCCACGCCTGGGTGGAGGCGTGGTTCCCCGGGATCGGCTGGACCGTGTTCGACCCCACCCCGCTCACCGACGGCCGCACGATCACCCCGCCGTACGTCGAGCAGGCCCGCGCGGAGGCCGCGAACGGCGGGGCCGGGGCGGACGGCGCCCCCGCTGTGCCGACCGCCCCCGTCCCGACCTCGGCCGCCGCCCCCACCGCCGACCCGCAGACGCCCGGGGCGGCCGCCCCCGCGCCCGCCCCGGCCGAGACCGGCCTGCCGCTGTGGCCGTTCGCCGTGCTGCCGGCGCTGGTGCTGCTGGGGCTGGTCCCGGCCCTGCTCCGGGCGCTGCGCGGGCGCTCCCGCCTCGCGGGCGCCACGGCCGGCGGCGAGGGGGCCGCCGCGGCGGCGTGGGAGGAGATCGTCGCGGCGTCGGTCGACCGCCGGGTGCCCGTCCCGGCCACCGACACCGTGCGGGCCGCCGCCCGACGCCTGGTGCGCGAGCACCGGCTCGACGCCGCGGCCCAGGACGCCGTGCGCGCCGTCGTCACCGCCGTCGAGGCGAGCTGGTTCGGCGACCGGCACCCGGCGCCCGGCGAGCTCACCGCACCGGTCCGGACGGTCCGCGCCGCGATCGCCGCGGGCAGCCCGATCACCCTGCGCGCCCGTCTGCTGCCCCCGTCGGTCCTCACGCGCCCGCCCCGCCCGGCCCCGGACCCGGCGACGACGAGCACCTGA
- a CDS encoding DUF3040 domain-containing protein has protein sequence MPLSEHEQRLLEQIERALYAEDPKFASTVRGGRLRKPTRRRRMQGVALFALGLVMLVVGVVIQSVSDGGGMVALIVLSVLGFVVMLGGSVLAVTSSGKAPAGAAPSAEAEPEKNGFTGRMEERFRRRFEQE, from the coding sequence ATGCCCCTCTCCGAGCACGAGCAGCGACTGCTCGAACAGATCGAGCGCGCTCTCTACGCCGAGGACCCGAAGTTCGCATCGACCGTGCGCGGCGGTCGGTTGCGCAAACCCACCCGCCGCAGGCGCATGCAGGGCGTCGCCCTGTTCGCCCTCGGTCTCGTCATGCTCGTGGTCGGGGTGGTCATCCAGTCCGTCTCCGACGGCGGCGGGATGGTCGCGCTGATCGTGCTCAGCGTCCTGGGATTCGTCGTGATGCTCGGCGGATCGGTGCTCGCCGTCACCTCGTCGGGGAAGGCGCCCGCCGGCGCGGCCCCGAGCGCGGAGGCCGAGCCCGAGAAGAACGGGTTCACCGGACGCATGGAAGAGCGCTTCCGGCGCCGCTTCGAGCAGGAGTAG
- a CDS encoding SAM-dependent methyltransferase has protein sequence MNAPAPDPTGTAASGPVHRVLEAEVARAAQRSAAGGGVPHVLDVGGGSGAWAVALARLGCAVTVVDNSPNALAALHRRAREAGVDALVTPVQGDVDALADVAPAGGADLVLGHGLLEVVDDAGHAVRALAAATAPGGAVSVLVAGRHAAVLGRTIAGRLAEARSLLVDPNGRCGPDDPLRRRLDAAELHALLVEGGLVPETVQGDGVLDGWVPGSVRDGGPAASRAVAELEALAAARPALLELAARLHVLARRSPE, from the coding sequence ATGAATGCGCCCGCGCCCGACCCGACGGGGACCGCGGCGTCGGGTCCCGTGCACCGCGTGCTGGAGGCCGAGGTCGCGCGAGCGGCGCAGCGGTCGGCCGCCGGTGGCGGTGTCCCGCACGTGCTCGACGTCGGCGGGGGCAGCGGGGCGTGGGCCGTCGCGCTCGCGCGTCTGGGCTGCGCCGTCACCGTCGTCGACAACAGCCCCAACGCCCTCGCCGCGCTGCACCGCCGGGCCCGGGAGGCGGGCGTCGACGCGCTGGTCACCCCGGTGCAGGGCGACGTCGACGCGCTCGCCGACGTCGCGCCGGCCGGGGGAGCCGACCTGGTGCTCGGCCACGGTCTGCTGGAGGTCGTCGACGACGCCGGGCACGCCGTCCGGGCCCTGGCCGCCGCGACCGCGCCCGGCGGGGCGGTCTCCGTGCTGGTCGCGGGGCGCCACGCCGCCGTGCTCGGGCGCACGATCGCCGGCCGCCTCGCCGAGGCCCGGTCCCTGCTGGTCGACCCGAACGGCCGCTGCGGCCCGGACGACCCCCTGCGCCGCCGGCTCGACGCCGCCGAGCTGCACGCGCTGCTCGTCGAGGGCGGGCTCGTGCCGGAGACCGTGCAGGGCGACGGCGTGCTCGACGGGTGGGTGCCCGGCTCGGTCCGCGACGGGGGGCCCGCGGCGTCCCGCGCGGTCGCCGAGCTCGAGGCGCTGGCCGCGGCCCGCCCCGCACTGCTCGAGCTCGCGGCACGGCTGCACGTGCTGGCCCGGCGCTCGCCGGAGTGA
- a CDS encoding ParA family protein: MQVVATLSLKGGVGKTTVALGLAGAAQQHGVRTLLVDLDPQANATIALDVGDTSATIADVLDDPRRSVLRRAIVTSGWGDGLDVLVGAEQTERHNHPDPGAKQLSRLSRALGRLTDDGDHDTDDPDQADHDLGPYRLVVIDCPPSLGQLTRSALAAAHRAVLVTDPTMFAVSGVQRAFDAVQTERQRGNPDLQPLGVLINRVRPRNAEHEFRVAELRELFGPLVFSGVLPDRSAVQQAQGACVPIQRWDTPGAREVSAVFTTLLGRVLRSERRPRAATAPPPTR; encoded by the coding sequence GTGCAGGTCGTCGCCACATTGAGCCTCAAGGGTGGGGTGGGCAAGACCACGGTCGCCCTCGGGCTCGCCGGGGCCGCCCAGCAGCACGGTGTGCGCACCCTGCTGGTCGATCTCGACCCCCAGGCCAACGCCACCATCGCCCTCGACGTGGGCGACACCTCCGCGACGATCGCCGACGTCCTCGACGACCCGCGCCGCTCGGTCCTGCGGCGCGCGATCGTGACCAGCGGCTGGGGCGACGGGCTCGACGTGCTGGTCGGCGCCGAGCAGACCGAGCGGCACAACCACCCCGACCCCGGCGCGAAGCAGCTCAGCCGGCTGAGCCGGGCACTGGGCCGGTTGACCGACGACGGCGACCACGACACCGACGATCCCGACCAGGCGGACCACGACCTGGGCCCCTACCGGCTGGTCGTGATCGACTGCCCGCCGTCGCTCGGCCAGCTCACCCGCAGCGCGCTCGCCGCCGCGCACCGCGCCGTGCTGGTGACCGACCCGACGATGTTCGCGGTGTCCGGGGTGCAGCGCGCCTTCGACGCGGTGCAGACCGAGCGCCAGCGCGGCAACCCCGACCTGCAGCCGCTCGGCGTGCTGATCAACCGCGTGCGCCCGCGCAACGCCGAGCACGAGTTCCGCGTGGCCGAGCTGCGCGAGCTGTTCGGCCCGCTCGTGTTCAGCGGTGTGCTCCCGGACCGGTCGGCGGTGCAGCAGGCCCAGGGCGCGTGCGTGCCCATCCAGCGCTGGGACACCCCGGGCGCCCGCGAGGTGTCGGCGGTGTTCACCACGCTGCTGGGCCGGGTGCTGCGCAGCGAGCGCCGCCCCCGCGCGGCGACGGCGCCGCCGCCCACCCGCTGA
- a CDS encoding SAV_6107 family HEPN domain-containing protein, with protein MTVTTDRPVPAPRAAPVSRSALALLRQAADGLAEAHHETDPLRRYPAAYLASLRAAAAVLAVRAAPQPRRGAPRGAWDLLATVAPELGEWAAFFASCSDTRAAAEAGIARLVDRRAADDLLRQSEQFVALVAGSIPLR; from the coding sequence ATGACGGTCACGACCGATCGACCGGTACCCGCACCCCGTGCGGCCCCGGTGTCCCGCTCGGCCCTCGCGCTGCTGCGCCAGGCCGCCGACGGCCTCGCCGAGGCCCACCACGAGACCGACCCGCTGCGCCGCTACCCGGCGGCCTACCTGGCCTCGCTGCGGGCGGCGGCCGCCGTCCTGGCGGTGCGCGCCGCTCCGCAGCCGCGCCGCGGCGCCCCGCGCGGGGCGTGGGACCTGCTGGCCACCGTCGCACCCGAGCTGGGGGAGTGGGCGGCGTTCTTCGCCTCCTGCTCCGACACCCGGGCGGCCGCCGAGGCCGGCATCGCCCGGCTGGTCGACCGGCGGGCGGCCGACGACCTGCTCCGGCAGTCCGAGCAGTTCGTCGCGCTGGTCGCGGGGTCGATCCCGCTGCGGTGA
- a CDS encoding GNAT family N-acetyltransferase, whose product MTTAPARHLVELGPTDLAARVDEALAVYVAAMGYPPSTARHRRTLWLDHVRRPGWRAVGWLDDADRLLGVAYGYSGAPGQWWYEEVARGLRRRPADRIWLEDYFELTELHVRPDAQGGGLGEGLLRALLAGAAARRVLLSTPEHGDGPVNRAWTLYRRTGFSDVLRQHRFTGDARPFAVLGRELPLPAPPTPAPPG is encoded by the coding sequence GTGACCACCGCACCGGCCCGGCACCTCGTGGAACTGGGGCCGACCGATCTCGCCGCCCGCGTGGACGAGGCGCTCGCCGTCTACGTGGCGGCGATGGGCTACCCGCCGAGCACCGCCCGGCACCGCCGCACGCTGTGGCTCGACCACGTCCGGCGCCCCGGATGGCGCGCCGTCGGCTGGCTCGACGACGCCGACCGCCTGCTCGGCGTGGCCTACGGCTACTCCGGCGCGCCCGGACAGTGGTGGTATGAGGAGGTGGCCCGCGGGCTGCGCAGGCGCCCGGCCGACCGCATCTGGCTCGAGGACTACTTCGAGCTCACCGAGCTCCACGTCCGCCCCGACGCCCAGGGCGGCGGACTCGGCGAGGGGCTGCTCCGCGCGCTGCTGGCCGGCGCCGCGGCGCGCCGCGTGCTGCTGTCGACGCCCGAGCACGGCGACGGCCCCGTCAACCGGGCCTGGACGCTCTACCGGCGCACCGGGTTCTCCGACGTCCTGCGCCAGCACCGCTTCACCGGCGACGCGCGCCCGTTCGCGGTGCTCGGCCGCGAGCTGCCCCTCCCGGCCCCGCCGACGCCCGCGCCCCCGGGGTGA
- a CDS encoding LppM family (lipo)protein: MPSSRRRPSPVVLLVTLLVALLALSGCARVRAALAVQPDDTVRGEIVVATPEQSPEDPGPALTVPAGLASSVDVSEYRQEGYAGSLVRFSDLTFPQVSELITAAGEPGERVRLDLRRAGNRVVVDGAVDLTSVDVDRSDFQLKIAFPGQVLDANGEADSGEVSWTFEAGEVGDIEAVVAFDDPDAPSPLNWSIGLFLVVALAAGAVVLLARRTRNPPVRRG, from the coding sequence ATGCCGTCGTCGCGCCGCCGCCCCTCGCCCGTGGTGCTGCTGGTCACGCTGCTCGTCGCGCTGCTCGCGCTCTCCGGCTGCGCGCGCGTGCGTGCGGCGCTGGCCGTGCAGCCCGACGACACGGTCCGCGGCGAGATCGTCGTCGCCACCCCGGAGCAGAGCCCGGAGGACCCGGGCCCGGCCCTCACGGTCCCGGCGGGCCTCGCGTCCTCCGTCGACGTCTCGGAGTACCGCCAGGAGGGCTACGCCGGCTCGCTCGTGCGCTTCTCCGACCTGACGTTCCCGCAGGTCAGCGAGCTCATCACGGCCGCGGGAGAGCCGGGCGAGCGGGTGCGCCTCGACCTGCGCCGCGCGGGCAACCGGGTGGTCGTCGACGGGGCGGTGGACCTCACGAGCGTCGACGTCGACCGCTCCGACTTCCAGCTCAAGATCGCGTTCCCCGGCCAGGTGCTCGACGCCAACGGCGAGGCCGACTCCGGCGAGGTCAGCTGGACCTTCGAGGCGGGCGAGGTCGGCGACATCGAGGCCGTCGTGGCGTTCGACGACCCCGACGCCCCCTCCCCGCTGAACTGGAGCATCGGGCTGTTCCTGGTCGTCGCGCTGGCGGCGGGCGCGGTCGTGCTGCTCGCCCGCCGCACCCGCAACCCCCCGGTGCGGCGGGGCTGA
- a CDS encoding methylenetetrahydrofolate reductase codes for MKITDRIGGDRPVFSVEFMPPKDEVGEAELWKAIRRLEPLDPAFASVTYGAGGSSRDRTVRTTGRIASETTLVAMAHLTAVSHSVAELRHVIAEYAAAGIRNILAVRGDPPGDPLGEWVAHPDGLTYADELVTLTRRLGDFCVGVAAFPYGHPRSPDEDSDLERLIAKVRAGADFAITQLFLEPEGFLRLRDRLAAAGCDVPMLPGIMPLTTVRTLHRGPELSGAPLPPGLAERLERYADDPAAFRAAGMDLTTELCERLLAEGVGGLHFYTFNRSTATSELVSRLDLGARRGVPVA; via the coding sequence ATGAAGATCACCGACCGGATCGGCGGCGACCGACCGGTGTTCTCGGTGGAGTTCATGCCCCCGAAGGACGAGGTGGGCGAGGCGGAGCTGTGGAAGGCGATCCGCCGGCTCGAGCCGCTCGACCCGGCGTTCGCGTCGGTCACCTACGGCGCGGGCGGGTCGAGCCGGGACCGCACCGTGCGCACCACCGGCCGGATCGCCTCGGAGACCACCCTGGTCGCGATGGCGCACCTCACGGCCGTCTCGCACTCGGTGGCCGAGCTGCGCCACGTCATCGCCGAGTACGCGGCGGCGGGCATCCGCAACATCCTGGCGGTCCGCGGCGACCCCCCCGGCGACCCGCTGGGCGAGTGGGTGGCGCACCCCGACGGCCTCACCTACGCCGACGAGCTCGTCACGCTGACCCGCCGGCTGGGCGACTTCTGCGTCGGCGTGGCCGCGTTCCCCTACGGCCACCCGCGCTCGCCCGACGAGGACTCCGACCTGGAGCGGCTGATCGCCAAGGTCCGGGCCGGGGCCGACTTCGCGATCACGCAGCTGTTCCTGGAGCCCGAGGGCTTCCTGCGGCTGCGCGACCGCCTGGCCGCGGCCGGCTGCGACGTCCCGATGCTGCCCGGGATCATGCCGCTGACGACGGTGCGCACGCTGCACCGCGGGCCCGAGCTGTCCGGCGCCCCGCTGCCCCCCGGTCTCGCGGAGCGGCTCGAGCGCTACGCCGACGACCCGGCCGCGTTCCGGGCCGCGGGCATGGACCTCACCACCGAGCTATGCGAGCGCCTGCTCGCCGAGGGTGTGGGCGGGCTGCACTTCTACACGTTCAACCGGTCCACGGCGACGTCGGAGCTGGTGTCGCGGCTCGACCTCGGCGCCCGCCGCGGCGTCCCGGTGGCCTAG